CATCGATATGACGAGGCGCCGCTCGCGGTCGCCGGCGCGGATCGCTCGGGTGGCGTCGGCGAGCTCCATCAGCGCGGCGCGCACCTTGGCGGCATAGCGACGGCCGGTGTCGGTGAGGCGCACGCGCTTGCCGTCGCGCACGAACAGCGAGACGCCGAGCTCGGCCTCGAGCGCGCGGATCTGATGGCTGACCGCGCCGTGCGTAACGAAGAGCTCGTCGGCGGCGCGCGAGAAGCTCTCGTGGCGGGCCGCGGCTTCGAACGCCTTGACCGCGTTCAGGGCGGGGAGTTGACGAAGATCCATCGCAATATTTCTCACATAGCCGTGAAAATTGATCGTTTTGTCCAGGTCCTTGCTGCACCTAGGATTCTAGTCATGAAACGATTTTTGGCGAGGGCATCATGCGAGAAATTTCCTCTAGCATTGCGTATGAAATCCGCACTGGCGACACGCTGTCGCTGAAGGTCGCACGCAGCACGAAGTTGCGAGCGCAAGGCGGCGCGGTGTGGGTCACGCGCAGCGACGACACGATGGACTACTGGCTGCAGCCCGGCCAGACGCTGCATCTGCGGCGCGGCGAGCGACTCTGGCTCAGCGCCGAGGGCGCCACGTTCGCGAAGGTAGCGTTCTCCGTGCCGACGCGCTGCGACGAGCGCGCGGTGAACTGGCTCGCGCGCATCGGCGAGCGCTGGATGATGCGCGTGCGCGGCGGCTGGCGCACGGTTTAAAGGCGGTGCGGCGCAAAAACCGCGCATGACGACGGGGCCGGCAGCGCGCCAGCTCCGCCGCCCAGCTTCCCGATGCCCGGGCGCGGTTTTGCAGATTTCGGTAAACTCGCGAAATCATGTGCGCCGCCCCGGTTTCTCCGTCTCCTTCGCCTGCCATCGAGCCGCCCACGCTGCGCTGGCTCGGCCGCGAACCTTACGAAGCCAGTTTCGACGCGATGCGCGCGTTCACCGACGCCCGCACCGCCGACACCCCCGACGAGATCTGGCTCGTCGAACATCCGCCCGTCTTCACGCTCGGCCAGGCCGGCGATCCGGCCCACCTGCTCGCGGCCGACAGCAACATTCCTCTCGTCAAGGTCGACCGCGGCGGGCAGATCACCTATCACGGGCCCGGGCAGGTGGTCGCTTATCTGCTGCTCGACCTGCGCCGGCGCAAGCTGATGGTGCGTGAGCTGGTCACCCGGATCGAGCAGGCCGTGATCGACACCTTGGCGGCGTATAATCTCGCCGGAGAACGCAAGGCGGGCGCCCCCGGTATCTATGTGGCGCCCGGGCTCGACGCCGGGCCGCATGCCGGCGCCAAGATCGCCGCGCTCGGCCTGAAAATCCGCAACGGCTGCAGCTATCACGGCGTGAGTCTGAACGTGAATATGGACCTGCGGCCGTTTCTCGCGATCAATCCATGCGGCTACGCGGGGCTCGCAACGGTCGACATGGCGGCGCTCGGCGTCGCCGCCGGCTGGGACGACGTGGCCCGCACCCTCGCAGCAAGTCTCACCGCAAACCTCGACGGCAATCCCGCGGCCGTCGCCCAACCGCAGGCCGGTGCGCTCACCGCCTGACTGGATCGAACGAATGACTGACGTAACCGCGAATTCCGCAGCAGCCACCTCCGCGCCCGAAGGCGCGCCGACCCCCGCCGCCTACGACGCCACCGCGAAGCAGAAAGCGCAAGCCAAGACCGCGCGCATCCCGATCAAGGTCGTCCCGATCGAAAAACTGAAGAAGCCGGACTGGATCCGCGTGAAGGCGGCTACCGGCAATTCTCGCTTCTACGAGATCAAGCAGATCCTGCGCGAGCACAACCTGCACACGGTGTGTGAAGAGGCGAGCTGCCCGAACATCGGCGAATGTTTCGGCAAGGGCACCGCGACCTTCATGATCATGGGCGACAAGTGCACGCGCCGCTGCCCGTTCTGCGACGTCGGTCATGGCCGTCCCGATCCGCTCGACGCCGACGAACCGGCCAACCTCGCACGCACCATTGCCGCGCTGAAGCTGAAGTACGTCGTGATTACCAGCGTCGACCGCGACGATCTGCGCGACGGCGGCGCGGCGCACTTCGTCGAATGTATCCGTCAGACGCGCGAGCTGTCGCCGCAAACGCGCATCGAAATCCTCACCCCGGACTTCCGCGGCCGCCTCGATCGCGCGCTCGGCATTCTGAACGCCGCGCCGCCCGACGTGATGAATCACAACCTCGAAACAGTGCCGCGTCTGTACAAGGAAGCGCGTCCTGGGTCGGACTACGCGCATTCGCTGAAGCTGCTGAAGGACTTCAAGGCGCTGCATCCGCACGTCGCGACCAAGTCGGGCCTGATGGTCGGCCTCGGCGAAACCGAAGCGGAGATCCTGCAGGTGATGCGCGATCTGCGCGAGCACGACGTCGACATGCTGACGATCGGCCAGTACCTGCAGCCGTCGGAGCACCATTTGCCGGTGCGCGCGTACGTGCATCCGGATACCTTCCGGATGTACGAGGACGAGGCGTACAAGATGGGTTTCACGCACGCCGCGGTGGGTGCAATGGTTCGTTCCAGTTATCACGCCGACGTGCAGGCGCACGGAGCCGGCGTGGTCTGACGCGCAGGCGTCTCGCTTCACGCAAGCGCAAAAACGAAAAAGCCCGCCGATGCGGGCTTTTTACTTGGACCGATCCTCGATCAGCAAGGAAACGACACGTGGCAATTAGGATCGATCGCGGGAACTCCGCACCATGGCCTTATCCGCGGCTGATCGCGCATCGCTGCGGCGGTACGCTCGCACCGGAAAACACGTTGGCCGGTTTCGACGCCTGCGTGCGCTACGGCTATCGTATGGTCGAATTCGACGCGAAGCTGTCCGCCGACAATGCGCTGTTCCTGCTGCACGACGACACGCTCGATCGCACGACCAACGGCCGCGGGCCGGCGGCCACTCACACATGGCAGGAACTCGCCGCTCTGGATGCCGGCGCGTGGCGCGGGGCGCAGTTCGTCGGCACGCGGCTGCCGACGCTGGCCGACGCCGCCGAGCGTTGCGCGCGCGACGGCATCGCCGCCAACATCGAGATCAAGCCGTGTCCCGGCCGCGAAGTCATCACCGGCACGCTGGTCGCCCAAGGCGCGCTCGCGCTGTGGAGAGGGCAGACGCCACCGCTGCTGTCGTCGTTTTCGTTCGAGGCGCTGGCCGCCGCGCGCGATGCCGCGCCGTCGCTGCCGCGCGGGATGCTGTTCGAACAGGTGCCGGCGGACTGGCTGCGCATCGTGAGCGAGCTCGACTGCGTGTCGCTGCATGCGAGCCACCGCTATCTGAGTGAGCCGCTGGTCGCGCAGATCCGCGCGAGCGGGCTGCGCGTGCTCGCCTATACGGTGAACGACCCGGCGCGCGCGCGATTGCTTGAACAATGGGGTGTCGACATGATCTGCTCGGATCGGCTCGACTTGTTGAGCTGACATCGCGCTCGCAGGCTCCGCACAAACCCCTGCGGGTTTTCCCGCAACCCCGCGCGCGATGGATTCCGGATTCTCCGACAGCGGTCGTCCGGATTTCCGGAAACCCGGACGACGGGCGCCGAGCGTCGGCGGAAAACCCATAAAAATCAAGGCTATTCGGCCGATATCGAACTGGCATCGACCTTGCAAAACAAAGCGCGTGGCCGCCACGGCCCGACAAAAAAGCAAGGAGACAACGATGTCCGATTTCCCTTCCCGGTATTTCTGAATCCGTCGTCTTTGCAGCGGCTCGCTAACGTGCGCCCGCGCGACGACGTTTCGTTCGCGTGTCGCGCTCGCGGCGAGTCATCAGCTCATTTCCCTCGCAGGAATCATCGTGAAGAAACCTATCCATAAAGTGCTGTACGTCCAGGTGATCGCGGCGATCATCATCGGCATCGTACTGGGGCATTTCTACCCGAACCTGGCCGTCGACATGAAGCCGTTCGGCGACGGCTTTATCAAGCTGATCAAGATGGTGATCGGTCCGATCATCTTCTGCACGGTCGTGACGGGCATCGCCGGCATGGAAGACATGAAGAAGGTGGGACGCGTCGGCGGCAAGGCGCTGTTGTACTTTGAGATCGTGTCGACGTTCGCGCTGGTGCTCGGCCTTGCCGCCACGCACCTGCTGCGGCCCGGCGCCGGCTTCAACGTCGACCCGGCCTCGCTCGACAGCCGCGCGGTCGCGTCGTATGCGGCGAAGGCGCACGGCCAGTCGACGGTCGACTTCTTCATGCACATCATTCCGGACACGCTCTCGTCGGCGTTCGCGCAGGGCGAAATCCTGCAGATCCTGCTGATCGCGCTGCTGTTCGGCGCCGTGCTCGCGACGGCCGGTGACAAGGGCAAGCCCGTCACGAACTTCATCGAAGGGCTCTCGCACATCCTGTTCGGGATGGTGCGCATCATCACGAAGCTCGCGCCGATCGGTGCGTTCGGCGCGATGGCCTTCACGATCGGCAAGTACGGCATCGGCTCGCTGCTGCCGATGCTCAAGCTGGTCGGCACGTTCTATCTGACCTCGATCGTGTTCGTGGTGGTCGTGCTCGGCGCGATCGCGCGGATGGTGGGCTTCAACATCCTGCGCTTCGTTGCGTACATCAAGGAGGAAATGCTGATCGTGCTCGGCACGAGTTCGTCCGAAGCCGCGCTGCCGCAACTGATGCTGAAGCTCGAAAATCTCGGCTGCTCGCGCTCGGTGGTGGGCCTCGTGGTGCCGACCGGCTACTCGTTCAACCTCGACGGCACCAACATCTACATGACGATGGCGGTGCTGTTCATCGCTCAGGCGACCAACACTGACCTCAGCTGGGGCCAGCAGCTGACGCTGCTCGCGGTGACGATGCTGACCTCGAAGGGCGCGAGCGGCGTGACCGGCGCAGGCTTCATCACGCTCGCGGCGACGCTTGCCGTCGTGCCGACGATTCCGCTGTCGGGCATGGTGCTGATCCTAGGCATCGACCGCTTCATGAGCGAGTGCCGCGCGCTGACGAACATCGTCGGCAACGGTGTCGCGACGGTCGTCGTGTCGGCCTGGGAGAAGGAACTCGATCGCAGCAAGCTCAACAAGGTGCTGCGCGGCGATGTGGTGGTCAAAGAGCCGGCCGGCGTCTGAGCCGCGCCTTGCCAACCCTGTCGTGATCAGCGCGGACGCCTGCTGATGAAACCGGCGTCCGCGCGTTCTTCCGACGCGTATGGCGGCGTCTACTTGCCGCCCTATGCAACAATGTCTGATTCCCATCGATCGGACCGCGCCAACGTGACCCGCCGCCTGCTGATTCTCTTCGCGCTCGCAGCCGGGCTCGTGGCGGCATGCTGGCTCACCTACAGCCTCGCCTGGAAAGGCGGCGTCGAGACGCTGCGGCGCAATGCCGTCGTGCGCGGCGAGCGCACCGCGAGCGCGCTGAAGAGCACGCTAGAGCGCTACGAATCGCTGCCTTATCTGCTCGCCGAGCATCCGATCGTGCAGGACGTGCTGATCGATCCGAGCCCCGCCAACGTCAAGCGCGCGAATCTCTATCTCGAGGATCTGAACCGCCACGCGCGCGCGACGGTCACCTACATCATTTCGCTCGACGGCTACTGCGTCGCCGCCAGCAACTGGCGCGGGCCGGGCAGCTTCGTCGGCGCCGGCTATCAGTTTCGGCCGTATTTCGTCGATGCGGTGAAGGGCGGCGTCGGCCGCTTCTTTGGCATCGGCACGATTTCGCAGGCACCCGGCTACTACATCTCGCAGCCCGTGCGGCGCGACGGCAAGATCGTCGGTGTGGCGGTCGTCAAGCTCGATCTCGAATGGTTTCTGGGCGTCGACGCGACCGAGCCGCTCGTCGTCACCGACGATCATGGCGTGATCTTCCTGTCGTCGGTGCCGGCATGGAAGTACCACACGATCCGGCCGCTGCCGGGCCAGATTGCCAATTCGATCTACCAGACGCGCCAGTACGCGCAGCAACCGATCGAGCCGCTGCCGGTGACGGTCGAGCGCATCCTCGAAGGCAATGCGCAGATCCTGCGCGTCGGCGGCGGGCGCGCCGCGCCGCGCTACCTCGCGTCGCGGCACGGCATGGGCGAGCCGGACTGGCATCTGATCACGATGTTGCCGGTCGATCCAGTCGATGCCGACGCGCGCAAGGCGACCGTGATGACCGGCTTCGGCTATGTGTCGCTGGTGCTGCTCGCGTTCTACTGGCGCATGCGGCGCGCGCGTTTGCGCGAAATGATGCGCAGCCGCGCGCTGCTGCAGAAGGCGTACGCCGAGCTGAACGAGCGCGTCGCCGAGCGCACCGCCGATCTGTCCGAGGCGAACGAGCAGTTGCACAGGGAAGTTGCCGAGCGCACGCGTGCCGAGCAGGAGTTGCGCGCCGCACACGACGAGCTGATCCAGGCGAGCAAGCTCGCCGCGCTCGGCCAGATGGCGGCCGGCATCACGCACGAGCTGAACCAGCCGCTTGCCGCGCTGCGCAGTTTCTCGGACAACACGCGCGTGCTGCTCGAACGCGGCGACCAGGCATCGGCGCGCGAGAACCTCGAAGCAATCGCGGCGCTCACCGAGCGCATGGGCAAGATCACGAACCAGCTGAAGCTGTTCGTCGGCCGCGCACGGCCGCGCAGCGCGCGTGCGTCGATCGTGCGGGCGCTGCGCAACGTCGTCGCGTTGCTACAGAAGCGCCTGCAAGGCGTCGAGCTCGAGTTCGTGCTGATCGATGCGGAGACCGACGCCGACGCTGAAGCCGCCGATGCAGCAGACGGCGCGCGCAGGCCGTTGAATCTCGCCGACGATCATCCGGAGCTGGTCGCGAATTGCGACGACCTGCGACTCGAACAGGTGCTGATCAACCTGCTTGGCAACGCGCTCGACGCGACCGCCGGCGCGAACCCGCCGCGCATCACGGTCGAGGTCGAGGCCGGCGACGCGGACCTGTCGATCGCGGTGGGCGACAACGGACCCGGCATCCCCGACGACGTGCTGCCGCGCCTCTTCGAACCGTTTTTCACGACGAAGGAGATGGGCCAAGGGCTCGGCCTTGGCCTCGCGATTTCGTCGTCGATCGCGCGAGATTGCGGCGGCTCGATCGTCGCGCGCAACGCGCCGCACGGCGGTGCATTATTCGTGTTGACGCTGCGTCGCGCGCGCGTGCAGACCGACCCGTCGCACGATCCGCTGATCGCGGGCTTCTGATTTCACCGACGCATCACACGGAACACGCAATGAACGACGGCCTGCAAGTGCTGTACATCGAAGACGACGAACTGGTGCGGCGCGCGAGCGTGCAGAGCCTGCAGCTGGCTGGCTTCGACGTGATCGGCCATGCGTCCGTCGAAGCGGCGGCGAAGCTGATCAACGCCGACTTTTCCGGCGTGATCGTCAGCGATATCCGGCTGCCCGGCGCGAGCGGTCTCGATCTGCTCGCGCAGTGCCACGAGCGCGCGCCCGACGTGCCGGTAATTCTGGTCACCGGCCACGGCGATATCTCGATGGCCGTGCAGGCGATGCGCGACGGCGCCTACGACTTCATCGAAAAGCCGTTTGCGTCCGATCGCCTGATCGAAACCGTGCGGCGCGCGCTCGAGCGCCGCAGCCTGATGCTTGAAAACCTCGCGCTGCGCCGTGAGCTGGCCGGGCAGAACGCGGTCGCGCCGCGCATCATCGGCCGCAGTCCGGCGATCGAGCAGGTGCGGCGGCTGATCGCCAACGTGGCGCCGACCGATGCGTCGGTGTTGATCAACGGCGATACCGGCGCGGGCAAGGAGCTGATCGCGCGTAGCTTGCACGAGCTGTCGCCGCGGCGTGACAAGCCGTTCATCGCGGTGAATTGCGGCGCTTTGCCCGAGCCGATGTTCGAATCGGAGATGTTCGGCTATGAACCGGGCGCGTTCACCGGCGCGGCCAAACGGCGGGTCGGTAAGCTCGAACATGCGTCGGGCGGCACGCTGTTTCTCGACGAGATCGAGAGCATGCCGCTCGCGCTGCAGGTCAAGCTGCTGCGCGTGCTGCAGGACGGCGTGCTCGAACGGCTCGGCTCGAATCAGCCGATTCGCGTCAATTGCCGCGTGGTCGCGGCCGCCAAAGGCGACATGGCGGAGCACGTCGCGGATGGCTCGTTCCGGCGCGATCTGCTCTACCGGCTCAACGTAGTGACGATCTCGCTGCCGCCTTTGGGCGAGCGCCGCGAGGACATCGTGCCGCTGTTCGAGCATTTCCTGCTCGACGCGGCCGTTCGATATCAGCGGCCGGCGCCGATGCTCACCGATCGCCAGCGTACGAGCCTGATGCAGCGCGACTGGCCGGGCAACGTGCGCGAACTGCGCAATGCCGCCGACCGCTTCGTGCTGGGCATCATCGATGAACCGGTGCTGTCGTTCGCCGATGATGACGGCGCCGCTCACCCGCTGAAGGAGCGGGTCGAGCAGTTTGAGCGCGCGATGATCGCCGAGGCGTTGGAGCAGGCGGGCGGCGTGGTCGCGGTAGCGGCGGACCGTCTGCAGATCGGCAAGGCGACGCTCTACGAGAAGATCAAGCGATATAGCCTTGCGGCCAAAGGGGAAGGGGAGCGGTGAGGAGGAGGCGCCGGCGCGGGAGATTGCGCCAGCGCGTACGGGATCGGCTGGAGCCGGCTCAAGCCGAGCTAGCCTTCAGGGCTTTCGCGAGCAACTGGTCGAGTTCCGCGAACTGCGGCTCGCCGACATAGCGCTTCAGGATCCTGCCGTCTTTATCGACGACGAAGGTGGTTGGCGTAAGCTGCACGTTGCCGAACTGCTTGGCGGCCGAGCCGTCGTCCATGGCGACCTTGAACGGCAACTGACGCGTTTGCGTGTAGTTGGTCACGTACATCGGCGCATCGTAGTTCATCGCCACCGCGACGAATTCGAGGCCCTGGCCCTTGAAGCGGTTATAGGTCTCGACCATCTGCGGCATTTCCTTCATACAAGTGTCGCAGTTCGTCGCCCAGAAGTTGACGAGATAAACCTTGCCTTTCAGGTCCGCGGTCGTGAGCTTCTGCCCCGACAGCAAGGTGAAGGTTGCGTCAGGCACGCGCTGCTGGCCGGCAAACGCGAAATAACCGGCAATGGCGAGCGCAATGGCCACGGCCACCGCAATCAGATAGCGAAGCGGGTTCGTGCGCCGGGTGGCGGTCGTTGAATTGGAGCTCATGAACGGAACCTCGTGAGTCGCGCGCGGCGCGGAACAATGGGTCGGTGTGTTGGCGCTCGGGCCATTGCTGAACAGCTTTGCCATTGTAGCTCCAAGGCGGCGATTGCGCCGGAATGGCGCGACGGCGCCGCGCTGCACGCCGGGCCGCCAGTCGATCAGCGGATAATGGCGCTTTACGCTTCGCAAGCCCAATCTTCCGTCCCATGCTCCGAACCGTTCTTCGCGTCCGCTGTTTAGTTGCCCGCGTGTCGTGGCGTCTTCCGTTGATCAGCCGATGGTGCGCCCGCCACGCGGGCGTCTTTCATCTGGCGAGCCTTGTTTCTCCTGCCTTGATGCGACCCGGTCGTGTCCGAACCAGGATCGGCGCAGCGGCGGCGGCGCTGACTGTCGGCGTCGCGATCAGCGCTTGCTCGCCGACCTTCGACTGGCGCACCGTGATGAACAACGACAAGGGCTACACGGTCGACTTCCCTGCCAAGCCGGGCAACGACCAGCGCGCGGTGCAGATCGGCGGTACACCGATGCAGATGGCGATGCAGACGGCCGAAGCCGGCAATGCGGTATTCGCGGTCGGCACCGTGATGCTGCCCGACGACAGCGATGCGACGCAGCGCGCCGCGCTTGCTTTCCTGCGCGCCGGATTGGCACGCAACGTCGGGGCGACGCCCGATGCTCATGCCGTGCAGGTTCCGCTGGCCGCGGGCGGCAAGACACTCGGCCTGGAGATGACGGTGAGCGGCGCCGCCGGCGCCAAACACGAGACCCGCATCGTGTATGCGCGGCTCGTCGCGCGCGGCCGGCATGTGTACCAGGCGGCGATCATCGCCGATCAACCGCTGCCGCAAGACCAGGTCGATCAATTTTTCTCGTCTTTCCAGCTGTACTGAACGTGGTATTTTTGGCCGATCCGGCACGCCCGAGAGTGTTGAGCGCAGTGAAAGTTCCTTCGCAGGTTTGCGCGCTAATTACCGGTTTTCGTTGAGCTTTTGGACGTGCTTGCGCAACCTGTGGATAACTCTGTTGAGAACTCGGCCTCAATGGCCGCGAAAGCCCATCGGGCGGGCCTTCCGTCAAATTTCGGGGGCGCGCGACGTTTTTTAAAATGCAATAAAATCAAGGCGTTACAACGATGCGCATTTATCCGCCTGTTAGTTGTATCAAAATCTATCAGGATCGTGGACGTGTGAATAAGTCAAGTCTTGACAGTAGATTTTTCTCCTCATAACGAGCCAAAAGCGCGGCGGTATTGAATCGCCTCGGCGACTTGCGCGGCGCTTGGCATCGCCGCGCCAGCCAAGTCCGCGACGGTGCGCGCGACCTTCAACACCCGGTAGTACGCGCGCGCCGACCAGCCGAAGCGCTCGCCGGCTTCGCGCAGCAGCGCTTCGCCCGATGCGTCCGGGCGGCACACGTCGTCGACCTCCCGTCCGTCCAACTCGCGGTTGGTCTTGCCTTGCCGGGCGAGTTGCCGCTCGCGCGCAGCGCTCACGCGCTGTGCGATCGCCGCGCTCGCTTCGCCAGCGGTGACGGTGCGGGCCGCGAGTTCGGTGGCGGTCAGCGCCGGAATCTCGAGCTGGATGTCGATGCGGTCGAGCAGCGGTCCCGACAATTTACGCAGATAGCGCGCGGCGACTTCCGGTGTGCAGCGGCAGCGCCCGCCCGGATCGCCGCGCCAGCCGCACGGGCACGGGTTCATTGCGGCGATCAGTTGGCAGGCGGCGGGGAAATCCGCCTGCCAGGCGGCGCGCGAAATCGTGATGCGGCCGGCTTCGAGCGGCTCGCGCAGCGTTTCGAGCACCACGCGATCGAATTCGGGGAGCTCATCCAGAAAGAGCACGCCCAGATGCGCGAGCGTGATCTCGCCTGGCTGAGGCGGATTGCGTCCGCCGACCAGCGCCGCCGCGCTCGACGAATGATGCGGCGCGCGAAACGGCCGCTGCCGCCACTGCGACGGCTTGAAGCCGATCCGGCTCGCCGACAGCAACGCCGCGGAGGCGAGCGCTTCGTCGTCGGTCATGGGTGGCAGCAGGCCTGGAAGGCGTGCCGCGAGCATCGACTTGCCGGCGCCGGGTGGCCCGATCAGCAACACGTGGTGGCCGCCGGCCGCAGCGACTTCGAGTGCGCGCCGGGCGGCGCGCTGGCCGATCACATCGGCCATGTCCGGCAGTGTGGCGGCGGCGTGCCCGCCGGGCTTAGGTGCGGCGATGGGGCTCAGACGCGCATCCGGCGAACCTGCCAGATGCGCGCATAGCGACGGCAAATCGGCTGCGCCGAGCACGTCGACGCCGGGCACGAGCGCCGCTTCCGCCGCGCTCGCGGCGGGCAGATAAAGCTGCGGGGTGTGGACGGTCTGTCCGGCTAGTTGATCGACGCCGGCCGGCAACGCAGAACGCGTTTCAGACGAAGCGTCGGCATCGGCGGCGCCAGCGCGCGGCAGAGCGCCGCGCGCGGTGCCGCACGCCATCGCGAACGCGCCTCGCATCGGCCGCAGCGCGCCGGTCAACGACAGCTCGCCAGCAAACTCCCGATGCAGCAGCGATTTGGCCGGAATCTGCCCGCTTGCGGCGAGGATGCCGAGCGCGATCGGTAAATCGAAACGGCCGGATTCCTTCGGTAGATCGGCGGGCGCCAGGTTGACGGTGATGCGGCGGACCGGGAAATCGAAACCGCAGTTCTGCAGCGCGGCGCGCACGCGCTCGCGGCTCTCGCGCACTTCCAGGTCGGGCAGGCCGACGATGGAAAACGACGGCAGTCCATTGGCGAGGTGAACCTCGACGGTCACCTCTGGCGCGCGGCCAGCGGCCGGCGCGCGGCTGCGCACCACGGCAAGCGACATATTCCTCCCGTCGGACGACGCGCTCAAGACGCGCGCAGTCCCCTATAACCCTGATGACGTCACGGCCCGCTTGCCGGTGATGTGTGGCACTGCGGCAGCTTGGTGGCTGCGCGCAGCGCTTACGGCGTCTGCGTAAGCGGCAGCTTCTGCTCGAGCTCGGCGACGCGGCGCTCGAGTTCT
Above is a window of Paraburkholderia sprentiae WSM5005 DNA encoding:
- the ugpQ gene encoding glycerophosphodiester phosphodiesterase: MAIRIDRGNSAPWPYPRLIAHRCGGTLAPENTLAGFDACVRYGYRMVEFDAKLSADNALFLLHDDTLDRTTNGRGPAATHTWQELAALDAGAWRGAQFVGTRLPTLADAAERCARDGIAANIEIKPCPGREVITGTLVAQGALALWRGQTPPLLSSFSFEALAAARDAAPSLPRGMLFEQVPADWLRIVSELDCVSLHASHRYLSEPLVAQIRASGLRVLAYTVNDPARARLLEQWGVDMICSDRLDLLS
- a CDS encoding TlpA disulfide reductase family protein, with product MSSNSTTATRRTNPLRYLIAVAVAIALAIAGYFAFAGQQRVPDATFTLLSGQKLTTADLKGKVYLVNFWATNCDTCMKEMPQMVETYNRFKGQGLEFVAVAMNYDAPMYVTNYTQTRQLPFKVAMDDGSAAKQFGNVQLTPTTFVVDKDGRILKRYVGEPQFAELDQLLAKALKASSA
- a CDS encoding dicarboxylate/amino acid:cation symporter — translated: MKKPIHKVLYVQVIAAIIIGIVLGHFYPNLAVDMKPFGDGFIKLIKMVIGPIIFCTVVTGIAGMEDMKKVGRVGGKALLYFEIVSTFALVLGLAATHLLRPGAGFNVDPASLDSRAVASYAAKAHGQSTVDFFMHIIPDTLSSAFAQGEILQILLIALLFGAVLATAGDKGKPVTNFIEGLSHILFGMVRIITKLAPIGAFGAMAFTIGKYGIGSLLPMLKLVGTFYLTSIVFVVVVLGAIARMVGFNILRFVAYIKEEMLIVLGTSSSEAALPQLMLKLENLGCSRSVVGLVVPTGYSFNLDGTNIYMTMAVLFIAQATNTDLSWGQQLTLLAVTMLTSKGASGVTGAGFITLAATLAVVPTIPLSGMVLILGIDRFMSECRALTNIVGNGVATVVVSAWEKELDRSKLNKVLRGDVVVKEPAGV
- a CDS encoding sensor histidine kinase, which translates into the protein MKPASARSSDAYGGVYLPPYATMSDSHRSDRANVTRRLLILFALAAGLVAACWLTYSLAWKGGVETLRRNAVVRGERTASALKSTLERYESLPYLLAEHPIVQDVLIDPSPANVKRANLYLEDLNRHARATVTYIISLDGYCVAASNWRGPGSFVGAGYQFRPYFVDAVKGGVGRFFGIGTISQAPGYYISQPVRRDGKIVGVAVVKLDLEWFLGVDATEPLVVTDDHGVIFLSSVPAWKYHTIRPLPGQIANSIYQTRQYAQQPIEPLPVTVERILEGNAQILRVGGGRAAPRYLASRHGMGEPDWHLITMLPVDPVDADARKATVMTGFGYVSLVLLAFYWRMRRARLREMMRSRALLQKAYAELNERVAERTADLSEANEQLHREVAERTRAEQELRAAHDELIQASKLAALGQMAAGITHELNQPLAALRSFSDNTRVLLERGDQASARENLEAIAALTERMGKITNQLKLFVGRARPRSARASIVRALRNVVALLQKRLQGVELEFVLIDAETDADAEAADAADGARRPLNLADDHPELVANCDDLRLEQVLINLLGNALDATAGANPPRITVEVEAGDADLSIAVGDNGPGIPDDVLPRLFEPFFTTKEMGQGLGLGLAISSSIARDCGGSIVARNAPHGGALFVLTLRRARVQTDPSHDPLIAGF
- the lipB gene encoding lipoyl(octanoyl) transferase LipB, giving the protein MCAAPVSPSPSPAIEPPTLRWLGREPYEASFDAMRAFTDARTADTPDEIWLVEHPPVFTLGQAGDPAHLLAADSNIPLVKVDRGGQITYHGPGQVVAYLLLDLRRRKLMVRELVTRIEQAVIDTLAAYNLAGERKAGAPGIYVAPGLDAGPHAGAKIAALGLKIRNGCSYHGVSLNVNMDLRPFLAINPCGYAGLATVDMAALGVAAGWDDVARTLAASLTANLDGNPAAVAQPQAGALTA
- the lipA gene encoding lipoyl synthase, with the translated sequence MTDVTANSAAATSAPEGAPTPAAYDATAKQKAQAKTARIPIKVVPIEKLKKPDWIRVKAATGNSRFYEIKQILREHNLHTVCEEASCPNIGECFGKGTATFMIMGDKCTRRCPFCDVGHGRPDPLDADEPANLARTIAALKLKYVVITSVDRDDLRDGGAAHFVECIRQTRELSPQTRIEILTPDFRGRLDRALGILNAAPPDVMNHNLETVPRLYKEARPGSDYAHSLKLLKDFKALHPHVATKSGLMVGLGETEAEILQVMRDLREHDVDMLTIGQYLQPSEHHLPVRAYVHPDTFRMYEDEAYKMGFTHAAVGAMVRSSYHADVQAHGAGVV
- a CDS encoding dehydroquinate synthase/iron-containing alcohol dehydrogenase family protein encodes the protein MRPGRVRTRIGAAAAALTVGVAISACSPTFDWRTVMNNDKGYTVDFPAKPGNDQRAVQIGGTPMQMAMQTAEAGNAVFAVGTVMLPDDSDATQRAALAFLRAGLARNVGATPDAHAVQVPLAAGGKTLGLEMTVSGAAGAKHETRIVYARLVARGRHVYQAAIIADQPLPQDQVDQFFSSFQLY
- a CDS encoding sigma-54-dependent transcriptional regulator is translated as MNDGLQVLYIEDDELVRRASVQSLQLAGFDVIGHASVEAAAKLINADFSGVIVSDIRLPGASGLDLLAQCHERAPDVPVILVTGHGDISMAVQAMRDGAYDFIEKPFASDRLIETVRRALERRSLMLENLALRRELAGQNAVAPRIIGRSPAIEQVRRLIANVAPTDASVLINGDTGAGKELIARSLHELSPRRDKPFIAVNCGALPEPMFESEMFGYEPGAFTGAAKRRVGKLEHASGGTLFLDEIESMPLALQVKLLRVLQDGVLERLGSNQPIRVNCRVVAAAKGDMAEHVADGSFRRDLLYRLNVVTISLPPLGERREDIVPLFEHFLLDAAVRYQRPAPMLTDRQRTSLMQRDWPGNVRELRNAADRFVLGIIDEPVLSFADDDGAAHPLKERVEQFERAMIAEALEQAGGVVAVAADRLQIGKATLYEKIKRYSLAAKGEGER
- a CDS encoding DUF2917 domain-containing protein yields the protein MREISSSIAYEIRTGDTLSLKVARSTKLRAQGGAVWVTRSDDTMDYWLQPGQTLHLRRGERLWLSAEGATFAKVAFSVPTRCDERAVNWLARIGERWMMRVRGGWRTV